The Oryza brachyantha chromosome 6, ObraRS2, whole genome shotgun sequence region TGGGATTGCACCACCGAATTGGTTATGTCGCAGATCCATTGTCTTCAACTCAGCATTGAATGACAAGGCCATGGGAAATGTTCCATTCAGTTCAGTCTCGCTTAAGTGgacatatatgtgtttttagcgatataaaaataaagcctgataaataaactacgataaaaaaaactttaaaattaactctaatttaaaatttaaattttgacttacaagtataaacaaaaacgGATTAGGCCTATGGCTTTTGGACAGAGCAAGAAACTGAAAGCTGTATAGGCCCGTTGGAATTGCTCCGGTTAAATGGTTCCCTCTTAGACTCAAGATAAAAGGTAGAGAATTTAGGGCTCTGCAATTTGGAATGGATCCAGTCAACTTGTTATTGCTAAAATCAACCATATCAAGAATCGAGAAGCTGCATGCTCGTGGGAGGTTAGATATGTGATTTTTCGAaatgaaaattcaattttatgaattatttaaaaatccaaaaaaatcgtCTCATATATCCAGTGGGATTGTGGATCGGAGGCTCACCCAGAATCGTCGCATGCTATATAGCCTGGCCCATTATTGGCCCAGTCCACCAAGATATACGAATCGACGGGCCGCAGCGAGATCAgatgggggcggcggcggagtcacGTGAGGAAGGCCGCGTTTGTACCCTGGGCCGGCTGGCCGCCGGTGCAAGCACAGGCAGATTCGCCGGCTCAACGCCTCACCCTGCTTTTTATAGCCACGACCGCTCTGGATGTTATATTATGTGTGAAGCTTTTAATTACACTTAGGCCGCGTTAATTTGGATGGGGGAGAGGGTTATTAtccggcgcgaaaaacgtGATAAtagattagcacatgatttattaattattaattattaaaaaatatgaaataaattattatgattttttaaaacattttttctatagaaaacttttataaaatatacaccgtttagcagtttgggaagcgtgcaaaaaaaaaagaatcttgGCTTAGTTATCCCCtcccgaacacggccttagatATACTCCTCGTCCCTCCCACCGTGTTTTAttaggttaaaaaatatataaatttatgaaaatataggttatgattaaaatatctctagtaataaatcaaacacaacaaataaataataattatgtgaggattttaaataagataaatggtcaaatatgtgTCTTTCGTTTATCTTTTACCGCCATTAACTTTTGAACAtacatttaatcatttgtcatACTTAATAAACTtatacaaattattatttattttattatggtttttatcattaaagatattttaagtAATATTTGTACAATCATTTGAAtcgaataagacaaatagtgaaacatatatttaaaagtccACAATATTAtctactaaaaataataagttagtATTtgctatcaaaatataaaaagctAATAGCACCTTATCAGAGAATCCTTGAAGTACCACTTTGAGATGTTTAACCTCGCGGTTAAGAAAGGGCTATAAAAGTGGTCCATGTGCTTCAAAGTTCAAACGTCAATTGGATGTAGACTCTGAATATAATACCACATTATGAAAACATCCAGAACCAAATGAGTCTCTTATAACTGTAAACATGCTGACACCGatagaaaccaaaaaaaaaaaaaaagacaagaaaGTATAACCACAGAATATCACAAGCTGACCACCATAAGCACATAAGACACAACCAGTCTTACAAAGGAAACATTACATTACTTCTTATtcgcaaaagaaaaacattacatcactTTAACAGTTGAGTAATAAGTAGTACCGCATCTCCTCTGCTCCATGTtataataagatattttagttctatttagttttattcattaatcattaaatatgttttatatatgtatatcaaTAGagctttttattattcttaagaagtacctcgaggtaccaaaaaatttatactttaGAAAGTGtagtacttatttttttaaggataataaaaaaaactcatattaatatttattagcatccatattaaGCTAGGAAGGGGCGTAACATCTAGGTAATAAGTAATCAGTGAGAATACATCAGAAATTATTTAGACATCAAGAAAGGAAAATTTAATTGGTGCTGCCGATCCTCTTGCTTAATATGGAAAGTCGAACCATGAGAAGATCACTGAACCTGTCCACAGCTAGAAACAATGCATCTCGCCAGGTTCTCTTGAAGTAAAGCACAGCCAACGAAGTCCAGAGCCCAATCACGTAGAACAATGCTGAGCCGCAAATCAGTACCACATCACCAGCTTGATCATCGCCGTCATCATCTTGTTCATGTTGAGGAATCGATTGCGTGGGCATGGCAGAGCAACTCTTCTGCAATGGTGGACCACAGAGATATGGGTTGCCTTCATAGCTACTCTGACCAAATGTGATGAACTGATCCTTTGTACCCAGTGTAGGGCCTGAAAGATTGTTGTACGCCACGGAGAAGACCTCCAGAGATTGTAATGCTTGTAGTTCTGGTGGTATTTGGCCGCCTAAGCTGTTGTGAGACAGATCCAAGCTCTCAAGGTTGCTTAAATTTGATAAGGACTTTGGGATTGGTCCACTGAATAAATTGTTGGAAAGATTCAGTGCCCGTAACCACTGCATTCTGCCTATGTTTTCAGGAATGTTTCCTTCCAGCTGGTTTGAAGAGAAATCAAGTCCAGACATGTAGTTGAGGATGTTTCCCATGTAGTAGCCTTGCCTACTCTTGGTTGTGAATACTTCTTGGTCTAATTCATATACAAAATCGATGCCTTCAGAGGCATCAAAGACATCATCTTCAcctggaaaatattttgttacgAGGCTGGTAGAATTTTCGTCAGTGTATTCAAAGTAGTTGAGATCATCATCTAATCCCATACGGCTCAAGCATGAAGGTATCTTCCCAGAAAACTTATTACTGGACAGATCTAGCAGACGCAAATTCCTTAAGTGGCATACATCATTTGGAATAACTCCTTCAAACATATTTCCTCCCAACAATAATACTTTGAGCCCTGTAAAGGCCTTGCTTATCACACTTGGAATGATACCACTGAATTGGTTTCCTCGCAAATCTATCGTACATGTATCAGTTCCTGAAGGCAATGGAATAGGGAATGTTCCATTCAATCTATTTTCACTTAGGTGGAGGTACTGCAAATTGGGTAAACATTGTAGTGGACCAGAAAGGTTGTTTCTTGACACATCGAgaaacaccagttgtatgagATGGCAGAATCCTGATGGAATTGATCCAACCAAATAGTTCTCTCTCAAATTCAAGACAGCAAGATCGGATAGTTCGAATAGGCAATTAGGAAGAGAACCAGTCAGCTTGTTGCTGCTAACATCAAGAACAGTCAGTTGCAAACTTTGACAGAAATTCTCGGGAATGTTCCCAGTGATGTTATTATCATTCAACACTAGGTGATTAATGAAAGGTAATATTAGGTGACGAGGAAATGAACCATAGAAACTGTTTCCGGATAGGATCAAAACAGAGATGTGGGACATAGCTCCAACCAACGCAGCTCCTATGTTATCTGTTATATTGTTGTAAGAGAAGTCCAAAAGAGATAGACTACTCATGTACCTAAAGGCAGAAGGATAAAAACCATGGAAATTATTCCTTGATAAGTTTAGGTGGAACAAATTTGGAAATGTGCTGTTAATGTCCATAGGTAGATTCCTTAATCTGTTGCAAGATGCATCCAACCATAACAAGGTGTTGTGCACTTTCAATGGAAGAGCAAGAGGTCCACGGAATGAGTTACCACGCAGATATAGGAATGACAGATTAATATTGTTCTCTATCAACCATGAAGGAAAATAGCCTCTTAGATTATTGTTAGATATGTCAATGATGCGTAGTGCATGTTGGTACAACAGGAAACTTGGCACGATTGAGGATTTACCGTTAAGGTGACAGTTTGGTAGTACCAGGACATGAAGCTGAGCTGACAGATTGGTTATTGGACTCTCAGTTTGCACATGAAATCTTTTACTATTGCCTGAAAGGTCCAAGGATTTCAGTTGGCTATTATTCGAGAAAGAACTTAGGGAAAGCACACCTTCGAGATTGTTTTTGGATAGGGAAAGTTTGGTCAGCGATTTTAGATTTGCAAAGCTAAGGAAGGGAAACCTCAGTGTTAATAGATTGTTTGACAGATCAAGAATTCTGAGAGAGGTCAGATTTCCTATGCAGGGTGGAGACTCTCCAAATAGAAAATTGTCATTAAGATATAATTCTTCAAGATTCTCCATATTGCAAATATCTGTAAATGAAATGAAGAATACAAATTGTGAATACATACTTCTAGCTATattatatgagttttttttaacatccttaaaatatgggttttttatcatccttgaaaagtaactcattatactaaaaattttagtacaaatttttgattCCTCGAGGTATcacactttttacactaaaaagtgtggtaccttgagatactttttcaaagatgataaaaaaactcttaaaataGTACCTTCAGGTACCACATTTTATTGCATAATAACTTAGTACCTCCTAGTACTTGggacctcgaggtaccaaaatgTTACgctaaaaatttggtacctcgagttaATTTCTAAAGGACCAATTCCCCATATTATACCCATGCGTTACTAAGaacatctccaagagatgtctaaaattgatctctaaaactaaattttgattagactagaaaatatatcccCAATAGGTTACCAAATGTATTCCTAATATTTACTCATGCCTAAAATTGCCTCAATTGTATCCTAAATttgagtaaaaaaatatgggttcctaatacaagttattcatttttagatttctgttggaggagtgtgtaatttttatgcccaatattttttttgatgaacCCACTACAAGTTTTTGGATAGcaaatattagcattctcttggagatgctgtAAGTATAAGAAGTAAGAATAGAATTCCAATGATAAATCACTCCctggtttagttttttttaaaatccagTAAGAAATAAGGCATCATTTTAATCTGACGCACCATGCCACCACCTGACATAGTGACATGATATTACACAACAGCATACTCATCAATAAAAAGTAATCACCTAGCGGTAACCTGCCGTTGATCGAATTGCTTCTCAGATCAAGACTATCAAGTTTCATTTCGCTCAAttctacaaaaaaaaacaaaaaaaaagtaggagAATGATGATATGATTGATGAGATCAACACTAGCAAAATGAAATAAAGGTTCGATTAAAAAGAGGTTTCAAGAGAACACGAAGCTCATTTTGGATTGTTACAACATGGTTTAAAATGTTTCCCTGGAGGTATAATGATCGTAGGGATGAAAGAGCAGCCAAGGATGAGATACTACTATCATTCAGCTGATTCAAAGATAAATCAAGAACTTGTAACTTGTGTAAATCTGACCATACTTCGAAACCTGCcacaaaaatacatcattaatACAGTGTCGGTATATATGGTGAAGAGCCTAATCGCAATACGAAAAAAAGGTTTGCaagataaagaaaagaaaatgaccaGGCATGCATCCAATTATGCCAAGGTCGGGCAGCCACAGGCTGTAGAGGCCCTGGAGTGGAAGGAACAAAGTGGCGTTGAGAAGCACCGTGAAGTTGTCTGAATCTGGCGGTGCAATTGCAGTACTAAGGTCGAGGGCCATGACCCGGCCTGTGCGGGGGCTGCAGGTCACCCACTCCCACCGGCAGCAATCTCCGCTTCCgccgcccggcggcggcgagagaaGTTCATCGGAGAACGCGGCGTAGATGTCCAAAAGCGCCTTCCTTTCCTCGCGCAAGCACCCCTCGCAACGCCGTGCCATGGCCGCTCCTACGCACAGCAGAGCCAAGAAACAGCACAAGAGCTGCATTGTACCACCCCCAACACCACACCAGTAACTTCTAGCAACAGATTGGCAtcgatctctctctatatatatatatcctggaCGAACACGCCGTGGAAATCTTTTGCCCTCTCCCCCTCAAGGGCACCGGGCACGGATCAAATCGACTTTTTTTTGGGGTAACGATGGTATCAGCACAGTGTACATCGCACGCACTCACCTTCACCGGACTCACCTGTGGCGGCATCATCAAGAAAGGTGGTCGATTGCGACGGTAGTGGCCGCCGCCTGAAGAAATCGCCTTTTGGTGTCGTCAACAGTGGAGCCGGCTTGCGACTTCGCAGTAGAAGAGAAGCATCAAGCGGGTGGGGATTGTGGAATCTTGGGGAGCACAGACCGCCGATGTGCTTGCTCCACCTCCAATCCTCCATCCACGGCGGTAATGGCGAGACCCACCGGAAAAGCGAGCAGTCTGCAGATGACCGGCAAAATCCACCATGGCCGGTCCACGGTCATCTGCAGAAATTGGCCGGCAAAATCCGCCGTTGGAGAAAGAAATTGCTATCCGTAGGTATCAACCATCCGACTTAATTAcgacttaattaatcaatggtTACGACTCAATTAATCAACGGCTACAGTATCACTTACTTGACTCTTTTTGTCTAATCCATATTTATAGTGTTTTAGTTATACGCCAACCCTAAGATGAGCGCTCTCTCCTCCAACTTTCATGGAGACGTCTCCGTTAGCACAACCGAGACAACAACGAGTTCTCTATCCATATGAGGATGGAAGGACAGAAACATGGAAATAGGATAAGGTAGCGACGATATGAGCCATTTAAATATGTGTCAAGTGGAAATACAGTTATGTATGCAGTTGAGACGTCCTAATGAACGAAAGATTTGAACTTGTTCCTATATAACCTGATCAAAGCTCTACCCTCCTAGATATATAGATAGAGAAATTGACGGATGACAATATGGCAACCTTATTAGATTTTGGTAAAATATCACTTTCAAGActgtaataaataaaacaatagtaATTTTGTGGCTTCATCTATAAGTTGCTATTTTGGGATTTTAGACCATGGTtaatttcttttcctctctgcaaaacaaaatttagtcaGTGAAAAGATAACACTACCCTACACAATTTAGGCTCATCTTTTGCTTTTATcgtgaaaaaagtcaaacaacatatttgtaaataaagaataatttgtgaataaaaacttttatatacatgttcttatgaTCTAAACGTAAAGggcgaaaaaataaattgtgattaaaaaactccaaacataagagtaaaattttaaattttggtttataaacataactaaatacaaaaagataaatatgtcATCCCATTTCAGCAAAATCATAACCATCTATTATTTGATCTGTTCACCTACCTAATCATCTTAACCAATCCCATAaaaccctatttaatttcatCCCTATCCTAATCTCTAATAAGAATTCCAAAATAGCTGTAGTTGGGACATAGGGAATCTATAAAGATCTTAGTTTTCAGTGAGGTACAACACGATGTCCCAGTCCTTGCCAGGTAGTTTGGCGTTGTTACActgtttacattttttttccatccgaTCAGCATGCACCTGTTTTGGCCTACCGCGGTTTTGGTCATACATGAAAAGAAGACGATAGGTTGGTTCTTGTCACATCTTACTATTTACTATTCTACTATTTACCATATTTGCTATGTCttgctatttttgttttttggacGCATTGTTGTTAGCTTTCACATaataatgtttatattgtcTGAAACacacatattatattatcataTCTATTATGTTCTTcgcaaataaatatttgtggCTTTGCCATAAGGGTACGCCCTAGTACTTTATCAGGTTGATGGAGACGATCATCAGACATTCAGACCAGGGTGCccatcttttgactttttcaaggaataagcgaaacaacaattttataaatgaaaaataatttaaaataatttattaataaacattatataggtatgttcttaatgatctaaaaaaagactgaaaaataaattacgatgaaaaaaacttaaaaacaactttaaatttaaagttaaaaattcaaattttggcttataagcatacgCATAAGAAAAATGTACAAGACTAATGTGCAGGATACATGTACAAATTAGTGGCTTGGCAACAAGACCATGATTTTGAATCAAGCAGATTTATATTGTAAACTAGTTAAACAATTTTGTTGTCGATGAAATGAAACTCGAGAGAAATTTCATCAGGCGCCTGTTACGCCAACTAATCTAAGTATGCAAAGAGCATTGTGATTGTTTGCTGTGATATTGGGAAATTGCTGTGCAAAAATGATTCTATCAATGTTTGCTTGCCAATCATACAACCAAAGGAAGGGTGTATTTCTATCCTCTACAACTCTTCCTAAACATCTACAATCCtcaaaatcagaaaa contains the following coding sequences:
- the LOC102717534 gene encoding receptor-like protein 9a, whose amino-acid sequence is MQLLCCFLALLCVGAAMARRCEGCLREERKALLDIYAAFSDELLSPPPGGGSGDCCRWEWVTCSPRTGRVMALDLSTAIAPPDSDNFTVLLNATLFLPLQGLYSLWLPDLGIIGCMPGFEVWSDLHKLQVLDLSLNQLNDSSISSLAALSSLRSLYLQGNILNHVVTIQNELQLSEMKLDSLDLRSNSINGRLPLDICNMENLEELYLNDNFLFGESPPCIGNLTSLRILDLSNNLLTLRFPFLSFANLKSLTKLSLSKNNLEGVLSLSSFSNNSQLKSLDLSGNSKRFHVQTESPITNLSAQLHVLVLPNCHLNGKSSIVPSFLLYQHALRIIDISNNNLRGYFPSWLIENNINLSFLYLRGNSFRGPLALPLKVHNTLLWLDASCNRLRNLPMDINSTFPNLFHLNLSRNNFHGFYPSAFRYMSSLSLLDFSYNNITDNIGAALVGAMSHISVLILSGNSFYGSFPRHLILPFINHLVLNDNNITGNIPENFCQSLQLTVLDVSSNKLTGSLPNCLFELSDLAVLNLRENYLVGSIPSGFCHLIQLVFLDVSRNNLSGPLQCLPNLQYLHLSENRLNGTFPIPLPSGTDTCTIDLRGNQFSGIIPSVISKAFTGLKVLLLGGNMFEGVIPNDVCHLRNLRLLDLSSNKFSGKIPSCLSRMGLDDDLNYFEYTDENSTSLVTKYFPGEDDVFDASEGIDFVYELDQEVFTTKSRQGYYMGNILNYMSGLDFSSNQLEGNIPENIGRMQWLRALNLSNNLFSGPIPKSLSNLSNLESLDLSHNSLGGQIPPELQALQSLEVFSVAYNNLSGPTLGTKDQFITFGQSSYEGNPYLCGPPLQKSCSAMPTQSIPQHEQDDDGDDQAGDVVLICGSALFYVIGLWTSLAVLYFKRTWRDALFLAVDRFSDLLMVRLSILSKRIGSTN